The Mustelus asterias unplaced genomic scaffold, sMusAst1.hap1.1 HAP1_SCAFFOLD_221, whole genome shotgun sequence genome includes a region encoding these proteins:
- the LOC144485805 gene encoding uncharacterized protein LOC144485805, giving the protein MERHDDIDTIEKPWICVDCGKAFTCPSKLETHRRTHTGERPFTCPVCWKEFTQSSCLTLHQRVHTGERPYTCSVCGKGFVQMYNLQLHRRIHTGERPFTCSVCGKRFINSSNLVTHQRVHTEERPFSCTDCGKSFRHSSSLKAHQRLHTGERPFTCSECGKGFTTSSHLVTHQRLHE; this is encoded by the coding sequence ATGGAGAGACATGATGATATTGACACCATAGAAAAACCGTGgatatgtgtggactgtgggaaagcattcacttgcccatccaaactggaaactcatcgacgcacccacactggggagaggcccttcacctgccccGTGTGTTGGAAGGAATTTACTCAATCATCCTGCCTAacattacaccagcgagttcacactggagagagaccgtacacttgctctgtgtgtgggaagggattcgtccAGATGTATAACCTACAATTACACCGGagaattcatactggggagaggccgttcacctgctccgtgtgtggaaagcgattcattaattcatccaacctcgtgacacaccagagagttcacactgaggagaggccgttcagctgcactgactgtggaaagagcttcagacattcatccagcctcaaagcacatcagcgacttcacactggggagagaccattcacctgctcagagtgtgggaagggattcactacctcctcccacctggtgacacaccagcgacttcacgagtga